The Elusimicrobiota bacterium sequence AGAAATCAGCGGCAGATGTTGGCAAATGGTCAGCAGCGTATATCGCGGACAAAATTAAAAAGGCAGACGCAGCAAAACCCTGTGTTATCGGGCTGCCCACAGGTTCATCACCGCTGGATACCTACAAAGAACTTGTAAATATCCATAAAGCGGGAAAATTGTCTTTCAAGAATGTAATCAGTTTCAATATGGATGAATATGTTGCTATACCGCAGAGCCATCCGGAGAGCTATTATTCATTTATGTGGGGAAATTTGTTCAGCAAAGTCGATGCAGTGAAGGAACAGGTAAACATTCTTAACGGAAACGCAAAAGACCTTGATGAAGAATGCAGGCAGTATGAAGAAAGAATAAAGAAAGTCGGGCCCATCAAATTATTTTTGGGCGGCATCGGCCCTGACGGCCATATTGCGTTCAATGAACCAGGTTCATCTTTAAGCTCCAGAACCAGGGTAAAAACCCTTACCTATGACACCATTGTTGCAAATTCAAGATTTTTTGATAACGATATAAATAAAGTGCCGAAGAAAGCTTTAACCGTCGGCGTCGGAACAGTTATGGATTCGGAAGAAGTTATTATTCTTGTCACCGGTTACAAGAAAGCCCGCGCTCTGCAGCAAGTTGTTGAACAAGGCGTAAACCATATGTGGACCGTTTCCATGCTCCAGCTTCATCAAAAAGGCATGATAATCTGCGATGAAGAAGCAACAGCAGAATTGAAAGTCGGCACGGTAAATTATTTTAAAGATATCGAAAAAGAAAATCTGGTTCCGGTAAAACTGTAAAAACAGCAGCAAAAGAAAACATTAAACCAATCCCATCTTATAGGTGGGATTGGTTTTTTTTTAAAAAGTATTACAGTATTTTAGTATTTAGTCGTCAATGTATTTTTATAAATACTGACTACTGGATTATGAAAGCCTGATAATTGGTTTCCGGTAAATGATTTAATAAGTTTTAAGCCATTCCCTGCATTTTCATTTTTATTTGCTTGGCCGCGCGTTTGCACTTTATATCGGATTATTATAAAATTATGGGCATATACACCTGACTCCAGTAATCACAATAGGTAGTATCTATGGGTATGGAAAACTACCCGGGGAAATATGCTTGAAAGGGTAGTAAAGCATGGTTGACGAATAGAGGTTTGCGCCATTGTTCGCAATCCGGAAGGCAAAGTAGAAATATTTTAATGAAACTTATGAATAAACCTGTTAAAGTTGCGCTTATAGGGCTCGGCGGCTGGGGCAGAACGATTGTTGAAGCGGTTAAAAGAAGCAAAAAGCTTAAATTAGTAAGCTGTTATTCTGACATTAAAGAAGAAAGAATAAATTTTGCAGAAAAACCTGTAAAAAAAACAGAGTAATACTTTCAGTAGGGCATAATATGAGGCGCGCGGGCCCGAATAGAAAGATCAAGGAACTTATAAAAAAAGGTGTTATTGGAAAAATAATTTCAGTTGAAGCGAATTTTTCGCACGAAGCAGGTTTGAGGCTTAAGGCGAGCCAGTGGCGCAGTAAGAATAGTTTATGTCCCGCGCTCCCCCTTACCCAGCTTGGCGTTCACATAATCGATACGCTTCGTTATTTTTTCGGGCCTGTTAAAAAAGTGTATTCAATTATGAAAAGAATGTATATTCCTGTTGATAACAAAGATGTTACTAAAACTCTGGTTGAGTTTAAATCAGGTCTTACGGGTTATATTGGCTCGGATTATGTGGTCCCATATACTTCCTACATAAATGTTTACGGAACCAAAGGCGTGCTTTCTTCTGAAAAATCCGGTGAAAAACTATATTTACAGAAAACCGGTTCAGTTGAGAAAAAAGAAATACCCATTATAAAAGTTGATACTTTACTTAAAGAGCTTGAGGAATTTGCTGATTGTATAAGGCGTAAAAAGAAACCGGAAGTTGACGGCAATGAAGGACTTGCCAATTTGATGGTTGTGCGCGCCGCCATAGAATCAAACAAAACCAACAAACCTGTTTTTATTTGACTCATGGTTTGAAAATATACTATTAATTTTGTAACATTTTATCATGAAAACCGGCGACAAAAAAGCAGCACAAATCACAATAGACACTGACAGGTGCAAGGGGTGCGGGCTTTGCATAATTTACTGCACTAAAAAAGTCCTGGCCAAATCGAAAACCTTGAATAAAATCGGATATAATTCCATAACCGTTGAAAACCCGGATAAATGCAATTCCTGCGGCACCTGTTATATAATGTGCCCGGATTACGCAATAGAGATAAAATGAACAAAAAAATATTGATGCAGGGAAACATTGCGCTTTGCGAAGGGGCTGTTGCCGCCGGCTGCGAAGCGTATTTTGGTTATCCTATTACCCCGCAAAATGAAGTAACTTCACATATGTCTCGCAGGATGATAGAGCTTGGCAGGGTATTCCTTCAGGCAGAAAGCGAAGTTGCGGCAATAAATATGGTATTCGGTGTTGCGCTGACGGGTAAGCGCGCCATGACTTCGTCATCGTCGCCGGGAGTAAGTTTAAAACAGGAAGGCATTTCATATTTAGCGGGTTGCGAGCTTCCCTGCGTAATAGCTAACGTAATGCGCGGCGGGCCCGGCCTTGGAAATATTGCAGGTTCGCAGGGAGATTATTTCCAGACAACAAAAGGCGGTGGCCATGGAGATTACAGGTTGATAGCCCTCGCGCCGGCAAGCGTCCAGGAAATGTACGACCTGACAAAACTTGCCTTTGATCTGGCAGATAAATACCGTAACCCGGCAATAATTCTTGCCGACGGTTACGTGGGCCAGATGATGGAACCGATAACTATAAACAACGAAAAATTAGAAATTATAAATGAAAAATTAAAAGAAAAAAAAGATTGGGTTTTAAACGGCTGCGCCGGCAGGGAACCCAGAAAAATAAGGTCGCTCCTCATGGGAGAAGGCGAACTGGAAGCCCATAACTGGGACCTCAACAAAAAATATAATGAAATCAAAAAAAACGAAGTAAGATACGAAGCCATAAATACGGAAAATGCGGATATAGTTTTAGTAGCGTTCGGCATTGCTTCAAGGGTCTGCAAATCTGTTTTGCAGATAGCCGAAAAAGAAAAAATAAAAGTAGGGATGATCAGGCCTATAACGCTTTGGCCGTTCCCTGAACAAATAATTTCCGACATAAGCAAGAAAACAAAAAAAATGCTGGTAGTTGAAATGAATCTGGGGCAGATGGTTGAAGACGTCCGCCTGGCGGTTAACGGCAGGATCCCTGTAGAATTTTTAGGAAAGCCCGGCGGCGGAATATTCTCCCCGGAAGAAATCTATGAACACATCAAAAAAAACAGCTAAGTTTACCCGGCCGGAAAGCTTGAAAGAAACCAGGCATTTATATTGCCCGGGTTGCGGCCATGGAATAATACACCGGCTTATAGCCGAAGTTATAGATGAGCTTGGCGTGCGCGAAAAAACAATCGGTGTTGCTCCCGTCGGCTGCGCTGTATTTGCCTATGATTATTTCAATTTTGACGTAGCTGAAGCCGCTCACGGCAGGCCGCCGGCTGTTGCAACAGGAATAAAGAGGGTTTTACCTGACAAAGTTGTGTTTACCTATCAGGGCGACGGTGATTTGGCAGCCATCGGCACAGCAGAAATTATACACGCGGCAAACCGCGGCGAGAATATTACTGTTATTTTTGTAAATAACGCAAACTACGGCATGACAGGCGGCCAGATGGCGCCTACAACCTTGTTAGCCCAGAAAACATTGACTACGCCTTTCGGCAGAAAAGCTGAAAATGAAGGCTATCCGATAAAAGTCTGCGAATTGTTATCATCTCTCGAAGGAACAAAATATCTCGCGCGCACTTCTGTTGATAAGCCTGCAAACATCCTGCAAACTAAAAAAGCAATAAAGAAAGCTTTTCAAAATCAACTGGATAAAAAAGGATTCAGCCTTGTTGAAGTCCTTTCCATGTGCCCGGTTGACTGGCAGATGACTCCCCCGGAGGCCTGCAAATGGGTGCAGGAAGTTATGATGAAAACATTCCCTCTCGGAACAATAAAAGATAAATAAGGAGACCCCGGTGAACCCAAAAGAACTAAAATATACGGAAAAACACGAATGGGTTTTAGTAAAAGGAAATGAGGCCACAATTGGCATAACGGATTATGCCCAGCATTCCCTCGGCGATATTACCTTTGTCCAGCTGCCTGAAGCTGGTAAAACGATAAAACAATTCGGCGAGCTCGGAGTAGTCGAATCTGTAAAAGCCGCATCGGATATTTATTCACCCTTAAGCGGAACAGTAAAAGAGATAAACTCGAAACTTGAAAGCGCTCCTGAAACCATAAACAAGGATGCTTTCGGCGCAGGTTGGATCTGCAAACTTAACGGTATAAATCCTGCCGAGCTTAACAAGCTGCTTTCACCCGAGAAATACGAAGAACTTATAAAGAGTCTGTAGTCAAACTCAATGACCTATATATCAAACACAAACAAACAACAGCAGGAAATGCTTGAAGCTATCGGCGTAAAATCCATAGCTGATTTATTCAAAGGCATACCAGCAGATTTTAGCCCTGCGTCATTTAATATCGCTTCGGGAAAATCAGAAATTGAAGTCCGCCAGCACCTGCAGTCGCTGGCGGCAAAAAACGCTACGGATTTAACCTGTTTTCTCGGCGCCGGGTTTTACGACCATTATATTCCCTCCGCAGTGGATGCAATTATATCAAGAAGCGAATTTTATACCGCTTATACGCCTTACCAACCGGAAGTTTCCCAGGGAGTCCTGCAGGCAATTTACGAATACCAGACCGCCATCTGCAGATTGACGGGCATGGATGTTTCAAACGCTTCCATTTATGAAGGAGGCACGGCTCTTTACGAAGCCGCGATGATGGCAACCAGGATTACTAAAAGAAAAAAAATAATTGTGTGTGAAGGCGTCAGCCTTATTTACAGAACCATGCTGCGTTCTTACACCAGCAATCTCGCCCTGAACTTTGTGGAAATTCCTATAAACAACGGCATTGCAGACAGGGAATTAATTTTAAAGGAAATTGATAATGATACGGCCGCAATAATTTTACAGAACCCGAATTTTTTCGGCTGCATAGATGATTTTACTGATATAAGCCAGAAAGCGCGCAGCGCCGGGGCGCTGACCATTTGTTCGGTTTATCCTATTTCGCTAGGAGTTTTAAAGCCGCCCAGTAAAATGGGTATAGACATTGTTACCGGCGAAGGGCAAAGTTTGGGTTTGCCCCTTTCATTCGGCGGGCCTTACTTCGGATTTTTGGCCACGTTAAAACAGTATGTAAGGCAGATGCCCGGCCGCGTTGTAGGAAGAACTCACGATAAAGAAGGCAGGCAGGGTTTTGTATTTACACTGCAAACGCGAGAACAGCATATCCGCAGGGAGAAGGCCACTTCAAATATCTGCACTAATTCAACATTGAACACAATCGCGGCAATTTCATATTTAAGCCTGTTAGGTAAAAACGGACTGAAGGAAGTTGCGCAATTGTGCGCAAATAAAGCCGGCTACGCCTGCCAGAAACTCAGCAGGATAAAAAATGTAAAAAGAAAATTTGCCGCTCCTTTTTTTAACGAATTTGTCGTAGAATTGCCTGTAGACGCCGGCGACGTTGTCAGTACATTGATTGAAAAAGGTTTTGCGGCGGGTTTTCCGCTGGGCCGTTATTATAAAGGAATGGAAAGGTGCATGCTCGTTGCGGTTACCGAGAAGCGCACAAAAGAGGACATCGGGCACCTCAAGGAATCGCTTGAAGGCGTATTAAAAACGGAATAATTATGAAATTAATATTTGAAAAAGGGGTACCCGGGAGAAGGGGCGCAAAGTTGCCGAAGTGCGACGTACCGTCGAATTTCGAAATCCCTAGAAATTTTCACCGTGAACATGAAGCAGATCTTCCTGAAGTATCCGAACTGGAAGTAGTCAGGCATTTTACAGAATTATCCCGTAGGAATTTTGGTATTGATACCAATTTTTATCCGCTGGGTTCCTGTACTATGAAATATAACCCCAAAATAGACGAGGAAGTCAGCAGGTATAAAGGTTTTGTTGAACTGCATCCCCTGCTTCCGCAATTGCGCCACGGCGGAATGCTTACACAGGGCGCGTTACAAGTTATCTATAATACGGAAAGACTGCTCTCAGAAATAACGGGCATGTCGGAATTCACCATGCAGCCTCTTGCCGGAGCGCACGGCGAGCTTACCGGCACCATGATAATCGCCGCTTATCATAAGGATAAAGGCAACAAGAAAACAAAAATCATAGTCCCGGATTCGTCGCACGGCACAAATCCCGCCAGCGCGGCGATTTGCGGGTATTCAATAGTTTCTGTTCCATCAAATTCAGACGGGATGATAGATTACGATGAATTTTTAAAAGTTCTTGACAATGAAGTAGCTGCAGTAATGTTAACCTGCCCCAATACCCTGGGATTATTTGAACCCCAGATTAAAAAAATTGCCCAAAAACTCCATGAAGTTGACGGTTTGATGTATTGCGACGGCGCAAACATGAATGCGATTCTTGGCAAAATCAGGCCCGGAGATATCGGGTTTGACCTTATGCATATAAACCTGCATAAAACTTTTGCAACTCCGCACGGCGGAGGCGGGCCGGGAGCAGGACCGGTGGGTGTTGTAGAAAAGCTAAAGAAATTCCTGCCGATTTCGCTTGTTATAAAAAGAAATGACGGAACTTACGCCCTTGATTACGACAGGCCGTCATCAATCGGGTTTATAGCGCCTTTTTACGGAAACTTCGGCGTGATATTAAAGGCGTACTGCTACATTCTCATGCTCGGCAAAGAAGGCCTTATTGCAGTCAGCGAAAACGCCGTGCTTAACGCAAATTATATAAAAGAAAAATTAAAAAAATATTATCACCTGGCTTACGATAAAACCTGCATGCACGAATGCGTGTTTTCAGCCGTTAATCAATTGAAAAACGGCGTGCATACGGTAGATATCGCAAAGCGGCTGATAGACTACGGTTTCCACCCTCCTACAATTTATTTCCCCCTTATTGTAAAAGAAGCCATAATGATCGAGCCCACAGAGACAGAAACAAAAGAAACCCTTGACGCTTTCATTGAAACTATGATTAAAATCAGCAATGAAGCGCAAACACAGCCTGAAATAGTAAAAGATTCGCCAAAGACTACTCCTGTTTCAAGGCTTGATGAAGTTTCTGCCGCCAGGGATATGGATCTCTGTTTTAAAGACTAATTATGGATTTAGCTTTTGATGAAGCGTTGTTACTTCTGGCTGAAAAGTCAGTGCTAGGCGAGACGATCCGTTTCTGGGAATCAAAAGAGCATTTCGTTGTGCTTGGCACCAGCAATAAAATTGAACAGGAAGTTAATATTGAGGCCTGCAAACTGCACAAAATTCCGGTTTTTAGGCGTTCCTCTGCCGGCGGGACGGTTTTACAGGGGCCGGGATGTTTGAATTTTTCATTTATTCTGCCGTATAAAAGAAATAAAGCTCTTTCTGACGTAAATAAGTCTTATACATATATTCTTGAAAAGGTAATTGAATCTGCAAAGAAGATAACAGGTATTCAGGAAATAAGTTTTAAACCGATTTCTGATATTGTTTTGGGTGAGAAGAAAGTTTCTGGAAACGCACAGCAGAGAAAAAAGAATTTTATGCTTCATCACGGCACCTGGTTATACAATTTTGACCTAGGGCTTATTTCAAAGTACTTAAAAGAACCATCAAAGCAGCCGGAATACCGTTTAAACAGGAAACATAGCGAGTTTGTTACGAATGTTCCAATAAATGTAGAAGAATTTAAGAGCGAAATTACGAAATCTTTCAATATTAGCCAACAAGCAGATGTTTTTGATAAAGCAAAGCCCTTGATGGAAGAGTTGCTAAAGACAAAATATCAAATTTCTTAACAATGAGGAAAAAATGGAAAAAAACTATGAGTTGGTGATTATTGGTGCGGGGCCGGGCGGGTACGTGGCTGCAATTCGCTCTGCTCAGCTTGGAGCAAAAGTTCTGGTTGTAGAGAAGGATGAATTGGGCGGCACCTGCCTGAACAGGGGTTGTATCCCTACAAAAGCGCTTGTAGCAAGTGCCAATGTGCTGCTATCGGCGAAAAAAGCAGGACAATTTGGAGTGAAAGCAGAGAATGTATCAGCCGACATAACGGCGATAATTGAAAGAAAGAATAAAATAGTAAAAAATTCCCGTTTGGGTATTGCCGGAATATTCAAAAGTTATAATATTGAATCACTAAAAGGAAATGCAGTGTTTACGGCCAGCAAAGAACTAGATGTAGCAGGAGAAAAGATTTCATTCAATAAGTGTATAATTGCAACCGGTTCGATGCCATCAACCATTCCCGGAATTACAGTTGACGGAAACAAAATACTTACAAGCGACCACATTCTGGATATCCAGAGCGTCCCCTCTTCATTGCTTATTATAGGAAGCGGCGCTATTGGTATTGAGTTTGCCTGTATTTTCAATGCGCTTGGAAGCAAGGTTACAATAGTTGAGGTTTTGCCAAGGATTTTGCCTAATGAAGATGAAGAAATTTCAGAAAAGTTCAAACAACTGCTCGTAAGAGACGGTATTGAAATAAAAACTGATTATAAAGTGGCAACAGAAGAATTAGCCAAGTACGAAAAGATATTAGTTGCAACAGGCAGAAAACCTGTAACCGAAAACCTTGGTTTGGAACCAGCGGGAATCCAGATGAATGAAAAAGGTTTTATCGCGGTTAATGATAAAATGGAAACCAATGTTCAGGGAATTTATGCTATTGGCGATGTTGCGGGAGGACCGTTACTCGCGCATAAAGCGTCGCAGGAAGGAATTATCGCGGCGGAAAATGCCTGCGGCCAGGATTCTAGGATTGATTATAATGTAATACCGGGTTGTGTTTACAGTATTCCTGAAGTTGCAAGCGTAGGTTTGTCTGAGAAGAAAGCTATTGAAAAAGGGTATGAAGTTGGTGTTGGCAGGTTCCCCTTTGCCGCAAACGGCAGGGCGATTACCCTTGGAGAGACAAAAGGTTTTGCGAAAGTTGTCATAGATTTGAGGACGGATGTTATTTTGGGCGTGCATGTTATCGGAGCGGAAGCTTCTGAGCTTATAGCTGAAGCAGTGCTGGCGGTTAAGATGAAAGCGACTACGAAGGATTTGACGAAGATTATGCATGCGCATCCGACGATGTCGGAGGCGGTTTTTGAGGCGGCGCATGATGCGCATAAGCAGGCCATTGATTTACCTAAGCGGAAATAGAGTTATATATTGAGAAATCATTTTCTCGCTCCTATGATGTTTCTTAACGGCTTCAGAACCTAAATTTTCAAAACTCCTCGTTCACTCCCAAGTGAACTTCGTCAGACAGTTGAAAATTTGTACGGTTCTTCAGCCTAAAACATCAAATGTCGCTCAAAAACAATTTCTCAATAATATCATTATGAATACCTTAAAAGTAATAAATCTCGGGTTGACTGATTACAGCGAAACCTGGAAAATGCAGAAAGAAATTCTCGCGCAGAGCGCGCAGAGAGCGGATACCTTAATTTTGGTTGAGCATAACCCGGTGATTACTTTTGGCAGAGGCAAAAATGATAAGAGCGATATTCTGGTTTCTCAGGAATATTTAAAAAAAAAGGGTATCGAGGTTATTGAAGTTGACCGCGGAGGCAGTGTTACGCTTCATTGCCCGGGCCAGCTGGTCGGCTATCCGCTAATTGATTTAAATAAGACTGGTAAGGATATTCACAAATATATAAATAAACTTGAGGAAGTTATTATAAAAATTCTGAGCGATTATGGAATTAAGGGTGAGCGCCGGGAAGGTTTTACCGGTGTTTGGGTTGGGCAAAAGAAAATTGCTTCTATCGGTGTTGGAGTAAAACATTGGATTACTTACCACGGATTTGCGCTGAATGTGAATCCGGATATGTCCGTTATTTCGGTTATTAATCCCTGTGGTTTAAAAAATAAAAAAATGACAGCTGTTGCGGAACTGACAAAACAGGAAATCAGCATGCAGAAAGTTCGCGAGCTTACAGAAAAGCGCTTTAGAGAAGTATTTGGCATGCAGGAAAAACAGGAATTCCCTCCATGGATAAAAAGGCGCGTTTCCTGCGGAACCGCCGGTGCCGCCGGTGAAACAGCCAATGTTTTGAAAGACTTAAAACTGAATACTGTCTGCAACAGCGCAATTTGTCCGAACAAAAATGAATGTTTCAGCAAAGGCACCGCAACTTTTATGATTTTGGGAGATGTTTGCACGCGTAACTGCAATTTTTGTTCTGTAAGCAGCGGATTGCCGGGAGAACCTGACAAAGAAGAACCAAAGCGAATTGCGCAAGCTGTTAAAAAGATGAAATTGAAGCATATTGTGATAACTTCTGTGACCAGGGATGACCTGAAAGACGGCGGTGCCGGGCAATTTGTTGAAGTTATTAAAGAAATCCGTAAAATAAATCAAAAAATATCAGTTGAATTACTGGTTCCGGATTTTAAAGGAAATATCGAAGCAATGAAAAGGATAATATCAGCAAAACCTGAAGTTATAGGGCATAACCTTGAAACCGTGCCGCGTTTATATAAGGAAATACGTTCTAATGCCGATTATCGGCGTTCATTAGATTTATTAAAATCAATCAAAAAATATGATAAAAATATCTTAACCAAATCCGGTGTTATGCTGGGATTGGGCGAAACAAAAGGCGAAGTTATTGAAGTTTTGGAAGATTTGAGCGCAATACAATGCGATATTGTAACTTTAGGCCAATATCTACGGCCCTCAAAATACAACGTTGCCGTACAGGAATTTGTTAAACCCGAAGTTTTTGAAAATTATAAAAAAATTGGGTTAGAAATGGGTTTTAGGTTGGTTATTTCAGGGCCTTTTGTAAGAAGCTCATACCACGCAGAAGAAGCGTTTCAATCCTTGGAGGTAAAGATATGAAAATGAAGAGTTTGGCTGTTTATTTTGGAATTATTCTGATGTTGTTAGCCGCGGGTTGCTCAAGAAAAACAGAAACTATCAAGATCGCCGGTTCGGATACTATGTTTAAGATGTCGCAGGAATGCGCAAAGGAATTTATGTATATTTACCGCGATACAAACATAGAAATTAAATCCTGTACTGACGATGAGGCAATAGCGTCGCTTATAAATAATGAATGCGCTGCCGCTATGACTACCAGAGGGATTAAAAAAGATGAGTTTGAATTGGCAAAGAAAAATAGCAAAAATTTGCTGCAATTTATAATAGGGCTGCAAAATATAGAAAAACCGGAACCTTCAAGAAAGCTGCTCGTATTATATACGGACTCAAAGCCGAAAGGTTCGGTAAAAAAGTATATTAGTTTTGTTTTGGGCGCTCATGGCCAGAATATTGTAAAGAATTCGGGTTTTGTACCGATAAAGAAATAATTGCGCAGCGGCAGGAGTGATTTTGTTAAATAGTATAGCATGTTCATATTACAATTTTAAGGGCCTTTCTTCATTTGTGAAGGAAAATAAGTAGGTTTTCTATCACAGTACATACAATACCAGATAATAAACCACCATTAATCCCAATCCCAGAGGCACGCCCAGTTTTGCCCAGGCGCGGCTGGTAATTTTTAGTTTGTGAGCGGAAATAATATTAGGAATGTTTCCCGGAATCAGCATACCGCCCGCAATAAGCAGCCCCATTAATGCGCTCTGTATTTGCTTTAACGTCATAGCAGGGCTTATCTCAGCGGCAGCCATGGTTGCATTATCCAAAATGGCTGAAATCGTGTTCACCCAGTAAAGTATCCTGCTATCCAGATTAACGATGTACCTGTCTACAATAGGTTTAAACCCGCCCCCAAGAAAAATTAACGCCATTACAAAAAGATAGACTTTTAAAGCGCGGATAATAACGCGATTGAAAGTTTCAGCTTCTTCGGCGGCTTTTAGGCCTTGAGTTGAATTTTTTCCGTGAAAAAAAATACTTAATAAGCCAAGCCCGAGAACCCCGGGTATAACAAATTTACCTATAATTTTTGCAGGGTACCAAAAATTTACCCCGGGCATACCTTTGAGTTTTGCAACAAGTATTGCGGAGAGCGGTTCGCCTATAGACGTGAGCGCAGCGCCGAGACCGATGGAAAAACAGGCGATTATTGTAAAATCAATTTCTGTTTTTTTATCTAATTTTAAAGCAGTAATAATTTCAACAAGAACCAGGGCGGCTATAATGGCTGTTATAATTGATGAAATGAACCCCAGGATGACAATCATTAAAAAGACGAACAGCCGGACAGGAATGATTTTAAGGATTGAATCTATTGCCTGGTGAATGTGGCTTCGCGTGTATTTGAAAATCAGCCCGGCAATAAAAACCGCAAGAGTTATTTTAATAGGCTCGACAAGCGCTTCCTTAATTAAATGTAAAGAGAACATTTGAGAAACCAGGCAGGAAAGCAGTCCCATAACAAAAAGGAACACTTCCAGGTTGTGTTCAATCTTTTTGTTTATAAAAGGCCCCAAAAGGACCACCAAAATTATTAATATTAACGCTGTTATAACCACATTGCTCCCATTTTAGCTCACCATCCTTTCCAGTTGTTCTCCATAAATTAATTTTGAGGAAAGGTTTTAAGGTTCTGGGTGAGGCAGGCTATTTTCTTCCTGGCCGGGTAATT is a genomic window containing:
- the gcvPA gene encoding aminomethyl-transferring glycine dehydrogenase subunit GcvPA, which translates into the protein MTYISNTNKQQQEMLEAIGVKSIADLFKGIPADFSPASFNIASGKSEIEVRQHLQSLAAKNATDLTCFLGAGFYDHYIPSAVDAIISRSEFYTAYTPYQPEVSQGVLQAIYEYQTAICRLTGMDVSNASIYEGGTALYEAAMMATRITKRKKIIVCEGVSLIYRTMLRSYTSNLALNFVEIPINNGIADRELILKEIDNDTAAIILQNPNFFGCIDDFTDISQKARSAGALTICSVYPISLGVLKPPSKMGIDIVTGEGQSLGLPLSFGGPYFGFLATLKQYVRQMPGRVVGRTHDKEGRQGFVFTLQTREQHIRREKATSNICTNSTLNTIAAISYLSLLGKNGLKEVAQLCANKAGYACQKLSRIKNVKRKFAAPFFNEFVVELPVDAGDVVSTLIEKGFAAGFPLGRYYKGMERCMLVAVTEKRTKEDIGHLKESLEGVLKTE
- a CDS encoding 3-methyl-2-oxobutanoate dehydrogenase subunit VorB produces the protein MNKKILMQGNIALCEGAVAAGCEAYFGYPITPQNEVTSHMSRRMIELGRVFLQAESEVAAINMVFGVALTGKRAMTSSSSPGVSLKQEGISYLAGCELPCVIANVMRGGPGLGNIAGSQGDYFQTTKGGGHGDYRLIALAPASVQEMYDLTKLAFDLADKYRNPAIILADGYVGQMMEPITINNEKLEIINEKLKEKKDWVLNGCAGREPRKIRSLLMGEGELEAHNWDLNKKYNEIKKNEVRYEAINTENADIVLVAFGIASRVCKSVLQIAEKEKIKVGMIRPITLWPFPEQIISDISKKTKKMLVVEMNLGQMVEDVRLAVNGRIPVEFLGKPGGGIFSPEEIYEHIKKNS
- a CDS encoding Gfo/Idh/MocA family oxidoreductase; translated protein: MRRAGPNRKIKELIKKGVIGKIISVEANFSHEAGLRLKASQWRSKNSLCPALPLTQLGVHIIDTLRYFFGPVKKVYSIMKRMYIPVDNKDVTKTLVEFKSGLTGYIGSDYVVPYTSYINVYGTKGVLSSEKSGEKLYLQKTGSVEKKEIPIIKVDTLLKELEEFADCIRRKKKPEVDGNEGLANLMVVRAAIESNKTNKPVFI
- the gcvH gene encoding glycine cleavage system protein GcvH, with translation MNPKELKYTEKHEWVLVKGNEATIGITDYAQHSLGDITFVQLPEAGKTIKQFGELGVVESVKAASDIYSPLSGTVKEINSKLESAPETINKDAFGAGWICKLNGINPAELNKLLSPEKYEELIKSL
- a CDS encoding glucosamine-6-phosphate deaminase, whose amino-acid sequence is MRIIIQKSAADVGKWSAAYIADKIKKADAAKPCVIGLPTGSSPLDTYKELVNIHKAGKLSFKNVISFNMDEYVAIPQSHPESYYSFMWGNLFSKVDAVKEQVNILNGNAKDLDEECRQYEERIKKVGPIKLFLGGIGPDGHIAFNEPGSSLSSRTRVKTLTYDTIVANSRFFDNDINKVPKKALTVGVGTVMDSEEVIILVTGYKKARALQQVVEQGVNHMWTVSMLQLHQKGMIICDEEATAELKVGTVNYFKDIEKENLVPVKL
- the lpdA gene encoding dihydrolipoyl dehydrogenase gives rise to the protein MEKNYELVIIGAGPGGYVAAIRSAQLGAKVLVVEKDELGGTCLNRGCIPTKALVASANVLLSAKKAGQFGVKAENVSADITAIIERKNKIVKNSRLGIAGIFKSYNIESLKGNAVFTASKELDVAGEKISFNKCIIATGSMPSTIPGITVDGNKILTSDHILDIQSVPSSLLIIGSGAIGIEFACIFNALGSKVTIVEVLPRILPNEDEEISEKFKQLLVRDGIEIKTDYKVATEELAKYEKILVATGRKPVTENLGLEPAGIQMNEKGFIAVNDKMETNVQGIYAIGDVAGGPLLAHKASQEGIIAAENACGQDSRIDYNVIPGCVYSIPEVASVGLSEKKAIEKGYEVGVGRFPFAANGRAITLGETKGFAKVVIDLRTDVILGVHVIGAEASELIAEAVLAVKMKATTKDLTKIMHAHPTMSEAVFEAAHDAHKQAIDLPKRK
- a CDS encoding 4Fe-4S binding protein; amino-acid sequence: MKTGDKKAAQITIDTDRCKGCGLCIIYCTKKVLAKSKTLNKIGYNSITVENPDKCNSCGTCYIMCPDYAIEIK
- a CDS encoding lipoate--protein ligase family protein, yielding MDLAFDEALLLLAEKSVLGETIRFWESKEHFVVLGTSNKIEQEVNIEACKLHKIPVFRRSSAGGTVLQGPGCLNFSFILPYKRNKALSDVNKSYTYILEKVIESAKKITGIQEISFKPISDIVLGEKKVSGNAQQRKKNFMLHHGTWLYNFDLGLISKYLKEPSKQPEYRLNRKHSEFVTNVPINVEEFKSEITKSFNISQQADVFDKAKPLMEELLKTKYQIS
- the gcvPB gene encoding aminomethyl-transferring glycine dehydrogenase subunit GcvPB; this encodes MKLIFEKGVPGRRGAKLPKCDVPSNFEIPRNFHREHEADLPEVSELEVVRHFTELSRRNFGIDTNFYPLGSCTMKYNPKIDEEVSRYKGFVELHPLLPQLRHGGMLTQGALQVIYNTERLLSEITGMSEFTMQPLAGAHGELTGTMIIAAYHKDKGNKKTKIIVPDSSHGTNPASAAICGYSIVSVPSNSDGMIDYDEFLKVLDNEVAAVMLTCPNTLGLFEPQIKKIAQKLHEVDGLMYCDGANMNAILGKIRPGDIGFDLMHINLHKTFATPHGGGGPGAGPVGVVEKLKKFLPISLVIKRNDGTYALDYDRPSSIGFIAPFYGNFGVILKAYCYILMLGKEGLIAVSENAVLNANYIKEKLKKYYHLAYDKTCMHECVFSAVNQLKNGVHTVDIAKRLIDYGFHPPTIYFPLIVKEAIMIEPTETETKETLDAFIETMIKISNEAQTQPEIVKDSPKTTPVSRLDEVSAARDMDLCFKD